One segment of Onychomys torridus chromosome 3, mOncTor1.1, whole genome shotgun sequence DNA contains the following:
- the Fgf23 gene encoding LOW QUALITY PROTEIN: fibroblast growth factor 23 (The sequence of the model RefSeq protein was modified relative to this genomic sequence to represent the inferred CDS: deleted 1 base in 1 codon), whose product MGCAIYAAILVDLEVITVPGCSRVQMGQAAPVGAKQRGGVQHHFSPENCRFRQRTLENGYDIYLSPQHHYLVSLGRAKGPFQPGTNPPPFSQFLARRNEVPLLRFHTARPRRHTRSAEDPPERDPLNVLKPRPRATPVPVSCSRELPSAEEGGPAASDPLGVLRRGRGDARGGAGGADRCRPFPRFA is encoded by the exons ATGGGGTGTGCCATCTACGCGGCCATCCTTGTGGATCTGGAGGTGATAACTGTTCCTGGCTGTAGCCGTGTACAGATGGGTCAAGCTGCCCCAGTTGGAGCCAAGCAGCGGGGAGGTGTCCAG CATCACTTCAGCCCGGAGAACTGCAGGTTCCGGCAGAGGACTCTGGAGAACGGCTACGACATCTACCTGTCGCCGCAGCATCACTACCTGGTGAGCCTGGGCCGCGCCAAGGGCCCCTTCCAGCCCGGCACCAACCCGCCGCCCTTCTCGCAGTTCCTGGCGCGCAGGAACGAGGTCCCGCTGCTGCGCTTCCACACCGCGCGGCCACGGCGCCACACGCGCAGCGCCGAGGACCCTCCCGAGCGCGACCCCCTGAACGTGCTCAAGCCGCGGCCCCGTGCCACGCCCGTGCCCGTCTCCTGCTCCCGGGAGCTGCCGAGCGCCGAGGAAGGT GGCCCCGCGGCCAGTGACCCACTGGGCGTACTGCGCAGAGGCCGCGGGGACGCGCGCGGGGGCGCCGGGGGCGCGGACCGCTGCCGCCCCTTTCCCAGGTTCGCCTAG